In a single window of the Paramisgurnus dabryanus chromosome 23, PD_genome_1.1, whole genome shotgun sequence genome:
- the LOC135781718 gene encoding histone H2A-like yields the protein MSGRGKTGGKTRAKAKTRSSRAGLQFPVGRVHRLLRKGNYAERVGAGAPVYLAAVLEYLTAEILELAGNAARDNKKTRIIPRHLQLAVRNDEELNKLLGRVTIAQGGVLPNIQAVLLPKKTEKPAKAK from the coding sequence ATGAGCGGCAGAGGCAAAACCGGGGGCAAAACCAGAGCGAAGGCTAAGACTCGTTCATCCAGAGCCGGACTTCAGTTTCCCGTCGGCCGTGTTCACAGACTTCTTCGCAAGGGTAACTATGCAGAGCGCGTTGGTGCCGGAGCTCCAGTTTATCTCGCCGCTGTGCTCGAGTATCTTACTGCTGAGATCCTGGAGTTGGCCGGAAACGCCGCTCGTGACAACAAGAAGACTCGCATCATTCCCCGCCATTTACAGCTGGCAGTGCGTAACGACGAGGAGTTGAACAAACTCTTGGGGCGCGTGACCATCGCTCAGGGCGGTGTGTTGCCCAACATTCAGGCTGTGTTGCTGCCCAAGAAGACCGAGAAGCCCGCTAAAGCAAAGTAA
- the LOC135780948 gene encoding histone H4, with product MSGRGKGGKGLGKGGAKRHRKVLRDNIQGITKPAIRRLARRGGVKRISGLIYEETRGVLKVFLENVIRDAVTYTEHAKRKTVTAMDVVYALKRQGRTLYGFGG from the coding sequence ATGTCAGGAAGAGGCAAAGGCGGTAAAGGGCTCGGCAAAGGAGGTGCTAAGCGTCATCGCAAGGTTTTGCGTGATAACATCCAGGGAATCACCAAACCCGCCATCCGGCGTCTCGCTCGTCGTGGTGGTGTCAAGCGTATCTCCGGCCTGATCTATGAGGAGACCCGCGGTGTGTTGAAGGTGTTTTTGGAGAACGTTATTCGTGACGCCGTCACCTACACTGAACACGCCAAGAGAAAGACCGTCACCGCCATGGATGTCGTCTATGCTCTGAAGCGTCAGGGTCGCACTCTATACGGTTTTGGAGGTTAA
- the LOC135780943 gene encoding histone H2B-like produces MPEPAKSAPKKGSKKAVTKTAVKGGKKRKRSRKESYAIYVYKVLKQVHPDTGISSKAMGIMNSFVNDIFERIAGESSRLAHYNKRSTITSREIQTAVRLLLPGELAKHAVSEGTKAVTKYTSSK; encoded by the coding sequence ATGCCTGAGCCAGCGAAGTCCGCACCTAAGAAGGGGTCCAAGAAGGCCGTTACTAAAACCGCCGTCAAGGGTGGTAAGAAGCGCAAGAGGTCCAGGAAGGAGAGCTATGCTATCTACGTCTACAAGGTCCTGAAGCAGGTTCATCCTGACACCGGGATTTCTTCTAAGGCCATGGGCATCATGAACTCTTTCGTCAATGATATTTTCGAGCGTATCGCCGGTGAGTCCTCTCGTCTCGCTCACTACAACAAGCGCTCCACCATCACATCGAGAGAGATCCAGACCGCCGTGCGTCTGCTGCTGCCCGGTGAACTCGCCAAACACGCCGTGTCTGAGGGAACAAAGGCCGTCACCAAGTACACCAGCTCCAAATAA
- the LOC135780935 gene encoding uncharacterized protein, which produces MAETAPAAAVPPAKAPKKKSAAKAKKTGPSVGDLIVKAVSASKERNGVSLAALKKALAAGGYDVEKKNARVKIAIKNLVTKGTLVQTKGTGASGSFKLNKQQAETKKKPAKKAAPKAKKPAAAKKPKTAATKKTAAKKSPKKAKKPAASAAKKATKSPKKAKKPAAPKKAAKSPKKAKAAKPKTTKPKAAKPKKTPAKSAPKKGSKKAVTKTAVKGGKKRKRSRKESYAIYVYKVLKQVHPDTGISSKAMGIMNSFVNDIFERIAGESSRLAHYNKRSTITSREIQTAVRLLLPGELAKHAVSEGTKAVTKYTSSK; this is translated from the exons ATGGCTGAAACCGCTCCAGCTGCTGCCGTCCCACCGGCCAAAGCACCCAAGAAGAAATCCGCTGCCAAAGCCAAGAAAACGGGACCAAGTGTGGGTGACCTCATCGTCAAAGCTGTCTCGGCTTCCAAGGAGAGGAACGGCGTCTCTCTCGCCGCCCTGAAGAAAGCGCTCGCCGCCGGTGGCTACGACGTGGAAAAGAAAAACGCCCGCGTCAAGATCGCCATCAAGAACCTGGTGACTAAAGGCACTCTGGTCCAGACTAAAGGGACCGGCGCTTCCGGGTCTTTTAAACTGAACAAGCAGCAAGCAGAGACCAAGAAGAAACCTGCGAAGAAAGCCGCTCCTAAAGCAAAGAAGCCCGCCGCTGCCAAGAAGCCCAAGACTGCAGCGACAAAGAAGACCGCCGCTAAGAAATCACCCAAGAAAGCGAAGAAACCAGCTGCCAGCGCCGCTAAAAAGGCAACAAAGAGCCCCAAGAAAGCAAAGAAGCCAGCGGCTCCTAAGAAAGCAGCGAAGAGCCCCAAAAAAGCAAAGGCTGCTAAACCCAAGACGACAAAGCCCAAAGCAGCTAAGCCTAAAAAGACA CCAGCGAAGTCCGCACCTAAGAAGGGGTCCAAGAAGGCCGTTACTAAAACCGCCGTCAAGGGCGGTAAGAAGCGCAAGAGGTCCAGGAAGGAGAGCTATGCTATCTACGTCTACAAGGTCCTGAAGCAGGTTCATCCCGACACCGGGATTTCCTCTAAGGCCATGGGCATCATGAACTCTTTCGTCAATGATATTTTCGAGCGTATCGCCGGTGAGTCCTCTCGTCTCGCTCACTACAACAAGCGCTCCACCATCACATCGAGAGAGATCCAGACCGCCGTGCGTCTGCTGCTGCCTGGTGAACTCGCCAAACACGCCGTGTCTGAGGGAACAAAGGCTGTCACCAAGTACACCAGCTCCAAATAA
- the LOC141281495 gene encoding histone H2A-like, with protein MSGRGKTGGKTRAKAKTRSSRAGLQFPVGRVHRLLRKGNYAERVGAGAPVYLAAVLEYLTAEILELAGNAARDNKKTRIIPRHLQLAVRNDEELNKLLGRVTIAQGGVLPNIQAVLLPKKTEKPAKAK; from the coding sequence ATGAGCGGCAGAGGCAAAACCGGTGGTAAAACCAGAGCGAAGGCTAAGACTCGTTCATCCAGAGCCGGGCTTCAGTTTCCCGTCGGCCGTGTTCACAGACTTCTTCGCAAGGGTAACTATGCAGAGCGCGTTGGTGCTGGAGCTCCAGTTTATCTCGCCGCTGTGCTCGAGTATCTTACTGCTGAGATCCTGGAGTTGGCCGGAAACGCCGCTCGTGACAACAAGAAGACTCGCATCATTCCCCGCCATTTACAGCTGGCAGTGCGTAACGACGAGGAGTTGAACAAACTCTTGGGTCGCGTGACCATCGCTCAGGGCGGTGTGTTGCCCAACATTCAGGCTGTGTTGCTGCCAAAGAAGACCGAGAAACCCGCTAAGGCGAAGTAA
- the LOC135780945 gene encoding histone H2B-like, translating into MPEPAKSAPKKGSKKAVTKTAVKGGKKRKRSRKESYAIYVYKVLKQVHPDTGISSKAMGIMNSFVNDIFERIAGESSRLAHYNKRSTITSREIQTAVRLLLPGELAKHAVSEGTKAVTKYTSSK; encoded by the coding sequence ATGCCTGAGCCAGCGAAGTCCGCACCTAAGAAGGGGTCCAAGAAGGCCGTTACTAAAACCGCTGTAAAGGGCGGTAAGAAGCGCAAGAGGTCCAGGAAGGAGAGCTATGCTATCTACGTCTACAAGGTCCTGAAGCAGGTTCATCCTGACACCGGGATTTCCTCTAAGGCAATGGGGATCATGAACTCTTTCGTCAATGATATTTTCGAGCGTATCGCCGGTGAGTCCTCTCGTCTCGCTCACTACAACAAGCGCTCCACCATCACATCGAGAGAGATCCAGACCGCCGTGCGTCTGCTGCTGCCCGGTGAACTCGCCAAACACGCCGTGTCTGAGGGAACAAAGGCCGTCACAAAGTACACCAGCTCCAAATAA